The following coding sequences lie in one Hyalangium ruber genomic window:
- a CDS encoding Na+/H+ antiporter: MHVFEIIIALLLVGAGLTALSRRLGTPYPALVALAGAGLALVPGTPTLVLDPELALTLFVAPVLLDAAFDSSPRDLRANWRTVTGLAIGAVVLTIVVVAVVARLLVPDMPWAVAVALGAIVAPPDAAAATAVLKQLRPPHRLLVILEGESLFNDASALLIYRLAVGAALAGTLSLAGVIPMLFVVTVGSVVLGFVLSRLIVLLTARMHDVAIAVVVQFCGTFAVWILAERLHLSGILTVVVFAMATARRVADVTPARLRIPSYAVWEFAVFVLNVLAFILVGFQLKAILSRLDSLTLIEYSGVAAAVCVATILARIAWVSGAAAFSRWRCRPAQDGTTGKRDTVALSNRAAAVVGWCGMRGIVTLATALALPTGGSDGPAFPYRDLVLFTAFAVVLGTLVVQGMTLRPLINVLELEDDGSVEREVRLARVETLRAALLATAELPGEEMSELLRRRYEVMLRRAEAELASNGSAPHGAPASDGHTFNVDADFVRKATSAERQRLLSLRADGTIGDAAFQRVEQELDLEELDLQQLAPGADAGRA, translated from the coding sequence ATGCACGTCTTTGAGATCATCATCGCGTTGTTGCTCGTCGGCGCGGGCCTCACCGCGCTGTCCCGACGCCTCGGGACTCCTTATCCAGCGTTGGTGGCGCTCGCCGGCGCCGGCCTGGCGCTCGTTCCTGGCACGCCAACGCTTGTCCTGGATCCCGAGCTCGCGCTCACGCTGTTCGTCGCGCCGGTGCTGCTGGACGCCGCGTTCGATAGCTCTCCGCGTGACCTCCGGGCGAACTGGCGGACCGTCACGGGCCTCGCCATCGGCGCCGTGGTGCTCACCATCGTCGTCGTCGCGGTGGTGGCCCGCCTGCTCGTACCCGACATGCCCTGGGCCGTCGCGGTCGCGCTCGGCGCGATCGTCGCGCCCCCGGACGCGGCGGCCGCGACCGCTGTACTCAAGCAGCTCCGTCCGCCGCATCGCCTCCTCGTCATCCTCGAGGGCGAGAGTCTCTTCAATGATGCGAGCGCGCTGCTGATCTACCGTCTCGCCGTCGGGGCCGCGCTCGCGGGGACGCTGTCGCTGGCGGGTGTGATCCCGATGCTCTTCGTCGTCACCGTGGGCAGCGTGGTGCTCGGGTTCGTGCTGTCGCGGCTGATCGTTCTGCTGACCGCGCGGATGCACGACGTCGCCATCGCGGTCGTCGTTCAGTTCTGCGGGACGTTCGCGGTTTGGATTCTCGCGGAGCGGCTCCACCTCTCCGGCATCCTGACCGTGGTCGTCTTCGCGATGGCGACCGCTCGCCGCGTCGCGGACGTGACCCCGGCGCGTCTCCGGATCCCGTCGTACGCGGTCTGGGAGTTCGCGGTGTTCGTGTTGAACGTGCTCGCCTTCATCCTCGTCGGGTTCCAGCTGAAGGCGATCCTCAGCCGGCTCGATTCACTGACGCTCATCGAGTACTCCGGTGTCGCGGCCGCGGTGTGCGTCGCGACGATCCTCGCGCGGATCGCATGGGTGTCGGGCGCAGCGGCCTTCAGTCGCTGGCGGTGTCGTCCGGCGCAGGACGGCACGACGGGGAAGCGGGACACGGTGGCCCTGTCGAATCGCGCCGCGGCGGTCGTCGGATGGTGCGGCATGCGAGGGATCGTGACGCTCGCCACGGCTCTCGCGCTTCCGACCGGCGGGTCCGACGGGCCCGCGTTTCCCTATCGCGATCTGGTCCTGTTCACCGCGTTCGCCGTCGTGCTCGGGACACTCGTCGTCCAGGGCATGACGCTGCGTCCACTCATCAACGTGCTCGAACTCGAGGATGACGGCTCGGTGGAGCGCGAGGTGCGACTCGCCCGGGTCGAGACGTTGCGCGCCGCGCTCTTGGCCACGGCCGAGCTGCCTGGCGAGGAGATGTCGGAACTGCTGCGTCGCCGCTACGAGGTCATGCTGCGGCGCGCCGAAGCGGAGCTGGCCAGCAACGGCAGCGCGCCTCATGGGGCGCCAGCGAGTGACGGTCACACGTTCAACGTCGACGCGGACTTCGTGCGCAAGGCCACCTCGGCCGAGCGGCAGCGGCTCCTCTCGCTGCGGGCGGACGGCACCATCGGCGATGCGGCCTTCCAGCGCGTCGAGCAGGAGCTCGACTTGGAGGAGTTGGATTTGCAGCAGCTCGCTCCCGGCGCCGATGCCGGGAGGGCTTAG
- a CDS encoding RibD family protein, translating into MNGARRPYVICHMVPSVDGRIDVTRWKLPPSALAEYERTAQTFDADAWMIGRISMEPYAGKARVPTRKTPGPISRTDFIARSDAESYAIALDPSGKLTWKSNSIDEEHVITVLTEQVSDDYLAFLQSKGVSYLFGGKTELNLKRVLEKLRKEFGIKKLLLEGGGKINGSFLAAGLIDELSVLVAPIADGSIGTPSLFDAREGKGPTRHLKLISFEKRTGDLLWLRYKLKR; encoded by the coding sequence ATGAATGGGGCGAGGCGGCCGTACGTGATTTGCCACATGGTTCCCTCCGTCGATGGGAGGATCGACGTCACGCGCTGGAAGCTCCCGCCCAGTGCCCTGGCCGAGTACGAGCGCACGGCCCAGACCTTCGACGCCGATGCGTGGATGATCGGCCGGATCTCCATGGAGCCCTACGCCGGGAAGGCCAGGGTTCCAACGCGCAAGACGCCGGGGCCGATTTCGAGGACGGACTTCATCGCGAGGAGCGATGCGGAGTCCTACGCCATCGCGCTGGACCCCTCCGGCAAGCTCACCTGGAAGTCGAACTCCATCGATGAGGAGCACGTGATTACGGTCCTCACCGAGCAGGTCTCGGACGACTACCTGGCCTTCCTTCAATCCAAGGGTGTCTCCTACCTGTTTGGCGGCAAGACGGAGTTGAACCTGAAGAGGGTGCTCGAGAAGCTCCGGAAGGAGTTCGGCATCAAGAAGCTGCTCCTCGAGGGAGGCGGGAAGATCAACGGCTCGTTCCTGGCCGCGGGCCTCATCGATGAGCTGAGCGTGCTGGTGGCACCCATCGCGGATGGTTCCATCGGCACCCCGTCGCTCTTCGATGCGAGAGAGGGAAAAGGGCCCACTCGCCACCTCAAGCTGATCTCCTTCGAGAAGCGCACAGGTGACCTGCTTTGGCTGCGCTACAAGCTGAAGCGCTGA
- a CDS encoding M20 metallopeptidase family protein, whose amino-acid sequence MKRLVLAALLLTSCGKTPAPQESPLATITEKATALQPELISIRRDLHRHPELSGTERRTAGVVAERLTALGLEVRTGIGGHGVVGILRGGRPGPVVAYRADMDAVVGQEPPGREYGSTVPGVQHVCGHDLHTAIGIGVASILSSLREQMPGTAVFLFQPAEENIQGAQAMIRDGALVDPRPDVIYALHSFPFRVGTVAQGAVFAGLDQFTLELTGEHATSAVAQRLQARLSEFGTVAPLKQAEQVAPYLADIQKPGGPYSTAIYMNVKISPSDVPTRFLVRGTVKASSDSMYPQLRQSVKEAVERELGATGYQLSFRDAPFPSMSSDPQVTAGAAPTLAEAVGEGNVLTLHATHIYSGEDFALFLQQLPGTMFLLGVANPARGILGAPHFPDFDADEESILIGTKAMSSVLWQRLSQS is encoded by the coding sequence ATGAAACGACTCGTCCTGGCAGCGCTCCTGCTGACCTCGTGTGGAAAGACGCCCGCTCCCCAGGAATCGCCCCTGGCGACCATCACGGAGAAGGCCACGGCCCTGCAGCCAGAGTTGATCTCCATCCGCCGCGATCTCCACCGCCACCCCGAGCTCTCTGGCACCGAGCGCCGGACCGCCGGCGTGGTTGCGGAGCGCCTGACGGCGCTGGGGCTCGAGGTGCGCACGGGCATCGGAGGGCATGGGGTGGTCGGCATCCTCCGCGGCGGCCGCCCGGGCCCGGTTGTCGCCTACCGTGCGGACATGGACGCCGTCGTCGGCCAGGAACCGCCCGGGCGTGAGTACGGCTCCACGGTTCCCGGCGTTCAGCATGTGTGCGGGCATGATCTGCACACCGCCATCGGTATTGGCGTGGCGAGCATCCTGTCCTCTCTCCGGGAGCAGATGCCAGGGACCGCTGTGTTCCTGTTCCAGCCGGCCGAGGAGAACATCCAGGGCGCTCAAGCGATGATCCGCGACGGCGCGCTCGTCGATCCGCGCCCGGATGTCATCTACGCCCTCCACTCCTTCCCGTTCCGGGTAGGCACTGTTGCCCAGGGCGCGGTCTTCGCGGGGCTCGACCAGTTCACGCTCGAGCTCACCGGCGAGCATGCCACCTCGGCGGTCGCCCAACGTCTCCAGGCGCGCCTCTCGGAGTTCGGCACGGTCGCGCCCCTCAAGCAGGCCGAGCAGGTAGCGCCCTATCTCGCCGACATCCAGAAGCCGGGCGGGCCGTATTCCACGGCCATCTACATGAATGTGAAGATCTCACCTTCGGACGTTCCCACACGCTTCCTCGTTCGCGGAACGGTGAAGGCGTCCTCGGATTCCATGTACCCGCAGCTGCGCCAGTCCGTGAAGGAGGCCGTGGAACGCGAGCTCGGTGCCACGGGCTATCAGCTCTCGTTCCGTGATGCGCCGTTTCCCAGCATGTCGAGCGATCCTCAGGTCACGGCCGGGGCCGCGCCCACGCTCGCGGAAGCCGTCGGCGAAGGCAACGTGCTCACCCTCCACGCGACGCACATCTACTCCGGTGAGGACTTCGCGCTCTTCCTCCAACAGCTCCCCGGGACGATGTTCCTTCTCGGCGTGGCGAATCCCGCGCGCGGCATCCTCGGCGCTCCGCACTTCCCTGACTTCGATGCCGACGAAGAGTCGATCCTCATCGGAACCAAGGCCATGAGCTCCGTGCTGTGGCAGCGGCTGTCCCAGAGCTGA
- a CDS encoding TetR/AcrR family transcriptional regulator: MARPPLSPEAVQQQRERALRAAFVLFTRHGVESVSLRAVAQELEMSPMALYRYFPGGKGELLATLRGSGFEALAAELESAIVGVDDLLERLLRLTLALIHFATSQSALYRLMFDVTQEEEHDVYLATRRERAWRTASTCFAAAIRAGLLRGDPKTLPHVFFAAIHGVIAFEFSTQPDPDRRLSRLIGPMLETLFRGSGGSLATLRRVRRTFRASNPPPVTRRGTS, from the coding sequence ATGGCGCGTCCTCCCCTGTCCCCAGAAGCCGTGCAGCAACAGCGCGAGCGTGCCCTGCGGGCTGCGTTCGTTCTCTTCACTCGCCACGGTGTCGAGTCCGTCAGCCTTCGTGCTGTCGCCCAGGAACTCGAAATGTCTCCCATGGCGCTCTACCGATACTTCCCGGGCGGCAAGGGAGAGCTCCTGGCCACGCTCCGCGGAAGTGGCTTCGAGGCGCTGGCGGCGGAGTTGGAGAGCGCCATCGTCGGAGTCGACGATCTTCTTGAGCGGCTCCTGCGGCTCACGCTCGCGCTGATCCACTTCGCCACGAGCCAGTCAGCGCTCTACCGGCTGATGTTCGACGTGACGCAGGAGGAGGAGCACGACGTGTACCTCGCGACCCGCCGCGAGCGCGCCTGGAGGACGGCCTCCACCTGCTTCGCCGCGGCCATCCGCGCGGGCCTGCTCCGAGGCGATCCGAAGACGCTCCCCCACGTCTTCTTCGCGGCCATCCACGGCGTCATCGCCTTCGAGTTCTCCACCCAACCCGACCCGGACCGCCGGCTGAGCCGACTCATCGGTCCCATGCTCGAGACGCTGTTTCGAGGCTCTGGCGGCAGCCTCGCAACCCTCCGAAGAGTCCGCCGGACGTTCCGCGCCTCGAATCCCCCACCTGTCACCCGAAGAGGAACCTCATGA
- a CDS encoding PKD domain-containing protein: MSLRILLMLALVALAACGGDKSQPPPPPPPENAAPSASILSPTDGATLLGAGPHELTGSATDPEDGPLSGTALRWSSSLDGPLGTGSPLSVRLSGGEHRLSLDVTDSGGKQARAQLSVTVIVEDQPPVATIESPTAGATFEEGTPIPLKGKAVDPETGALSGAALTWSSDSGGIIGTGTQLSFTGAARGVHRLLLSAVDPGGQAGYASVTVTVVPPGTNQKPVVTLTQPTEGSRFFTTQAITLEGSATDAEDGTLADSALAWTSSKDGTLGTGRQVTGVVLSAGVHALTLTATDSLGATASASVLVTVTVQGQTAPSVTITRPVNGFTLFAGTPLTLEGTATDAEDGTLSGAALRWSSSLAGALGTGSPLTVPGLSAGSHEIFFTARDSSGTEGAARIRVEVLPTNDPPTVQITSPANGSHFTVGAVVALRGTGQDPEDGVLTGNSLTWQSSLGGQLGHGPSLDVSSLEAGTHQLTLTAADSGGRMASASIQLIIDPAQVKLPPVARLTGPAQAEARRVATFDGATSSDPDGTVNRYRFDFGDATTPMDGTAPQASHTYAAPGTYTVTLEVTDNDGLTATATRTVTVTPYVRVPEVVAEGPEFFGSACQLEMRGAVAHLAFRGVTHPSLWYGTRTGTTWAMEQVDGMGFNTGGMVLESLAMTVAADGTPHLVYLMSGKGLWYATRSGNTWIRERVDSAATPVEPSTWVSIALDPSNGNRPTVVYGWYGSVTDVGTVWRTAVAYRTGAAAWSSARVSFPTTATSHQQPLGDAVFSPSGTLYIPYGGNFLGAWKSTGSAEALTLPEFLGSARVSTAWTSTGPMLLFASGLHRVTLRTPFSASTVSTSLVEAFSLSELAVAADAGGNPRLAFTHGGELEVVRRGTNDYWSRTDDLSQVDSAEIDATVDAQDETRVCFFRAGKLLLY, encoded by the coding sequence ATGTCCTTACGCATCCTTCTGATGCTCGCGCTCGTGGCGCTGGCGGCCTGTGGGGGTGACAAGTCCCAGCCACCCCCGCCGCCTCCCCCCGAGAACGCCGCGCCCTCCGCCAGCATCCTGTCGCCCACGGACGGAGCCACGCTGCTGGGAGCCGGGCCGCACGAGCTGACAGGCTCGGCCACTGATCCGGAAGACGGCCCCCTGAGCGGCACCGCCCTGCGCTGGTCCTCGAGCCTCGACGGCCCGCTGGGCACTGGCAGTCCCCTGAGCGTCCGCCTCTCCGGGGGAGAGCACCGGCTCAGCCTGGATGTCACCGACTCCGGAGGCAAGCAGGCGCGTGCGCAGCTCTCCGTCACCGTCATCGTCGAGGACCAACCGCCGGTGGCCACCATCGAGTCGCCCACCGCGGGGGCCACCTTCGAGGAGGGCACGCCCATTCCGTTGAAAGGCAAGGCCGTGGATCCGGAGACCGGAGCGCTGTCAGGTGCGGCGCTCACCTGGAGCTCCGACAGCGGAGGCATCATCGGCACCGGGACGCAGCTGTCCTTCACCGGTGCGGCCCGAGGAGTCCACCGCTTGCTGTTGAGCGCCGTGGATCCGGGAGGACAGGCCGGCTACGCGAGCGTGACGGTGACCGTCGTCCCCCCAGGGACGAACCAGAAGCCGGTCGTCACCCTCACCCAGCCCACGGAGGGCTCGCGCTTCTTCACCACCCAGGCCATCACCTTGGAAGGGAGCGCCACGGATGCGGAGGATGGCACGCTGGCCGACAGCGCGCTGGCGTGGACCTCCAGCAAGGATGGCACCCTGGGCACGGGCCGACAGGTGACGGGGGTGGTGCTCTCGGCCGGCGTGCATGCCCTGACGCTCACGGCCACCGACTCGCTGGGCGCCACCGCGAGCGCCTCCGTGCTCGTCACGGTCACCGTGCAGGGACAGACGGCGCCCTCGGTCACCATCACCCGCCCCGTCAATGGCTTCACGCTCTTCGCGGGCACGCCCCTCACCCTGGAGGGCACGGCCACGGACGCGGAGGACGGCACCCTGTCGGGCGCGGCGCTGCGCTGGTCCTCCAGCCTCGCGGGCGCATTGGGGACGGGCAGCCCGCTCACCGTGCCGGGGTTGTCGGCCGGCTCCCATGAGATCTTCTTCACCGCCAGGGACTCGAGCGGCACCGAGGGCGCCGCGCGCATCCGCGTGGAGGTCCTCCCCACGAACGACCCGCCCACCGTGCAGATCACCTCTCCGGCCAACGGCTCACACTTCACCGTGGGCGCCGTGGTGGCCCTGCGAGGCACCGGCCAGGATCCCGAGGACGGCGTGCTCACCGGCAACAGCCTGACCTGGCAATCGAGCCTCGGAGGGCAGCTCGGCCACGGCCCCTCGCTGGACGTGAGCTCGCTGGAAGCGGGCACGCACCAGCTCACCCTGACGGCCGCGGACTCCGGAGGCCGGATGGCCAGCGCCAGCATCCAACTCATCATCGACCCGGCGCAGGTGAAGCTGCCTCCCGTAGCGCGGCTCACGGGGCCCGCCCAGGCGGAGGCGCGCCGCGTCGCCACCTTCGATGGGGCCACCTCCAGCGATCCGGATGGCACCGTCAACCGCTACCGCTTCGACTTCGGCGATGCGACGACGCCCATGGACGGCACGGCCCCCCAGGCCTCGCACACCTATGCCGCCCCTGGCACGTACACCGTGACCCTGGAGGTGACGGACAATGACGGGCTGACGGCAACGGCCACGCGCACCGTCACGGTGACACCCTACGTCCGAGTTCCCGAGGTGGTGGCCGAGGGCCCCGAGTTCTTCGGCTCGGCGTGCCAGTTGGAGATGCGTGGCGCGGTGGCGCACCTGGCCTTCCGTGGAGTGACGCATCCCTCGCTGTGGTACGGCACGCGCACGGGCACCACCTGGGCGATGGAACAGGTGGATGGCATGGGGTTCAACACGGGCGGCATGGTCCTGGAGTCCCTGGCGATGACCGTTGCCGCGGATGGGACGCCCCACCTGGTGTACCTGATGAGCGGCAAGGGGCTCTGGTACGCCACGCGCTCCGGGAACACGTGGATCCGCGAGCGCGTGGACTCCGCCGCGACGCCCGTTGAGCCGAGCACCTGGGTCTCCATTGCCCTGGATCCCTCCAACGGCAACCGGCCTACCGTCGTCTATGGCTGGTACGGCTCCGTGACCGACGTCGGGACGGTCTGGCGAACGGCCGTTGCCTACCGCACGGGTGCCGCTGCCTGGTCCTCCGCGCGGGTCTCCTTCCCCACCACCGCCACCAGTCACCAACAGCCCCTCGGGGATGCCGTCTTCAGCCCGAGCGGCACGCTCTACATCCCATACGGTGGCAACTTCCTGGGTGCCTGGAAGAGCACGGGCTCGGCGGAGGCGCTGACGCTGCCTGAATTCCTGGGCAGTGCGCGAGTCTCCACCGCCTGGACGTCCACGGGCCCGATGCTGCTCTTCGCCAGCGGACTGCACCGGGTGACGCTCCGCACCCCCTTCAGCGCCAGCACGGTGAGCACATCCCTCGTGGAGGCCTTCTCCCTCTCGGAGCTCGCCGTCGCCGCGGATGCGGGAGGTAACCCTCGCCTCGCCTTCACGCACGGAGGCGAGCTGGAGGTGGTTCGGCGTGGCACGAACGACTACTGGTCGCGCACGGATGATCTGAGCCAGGTGGACTCAGCGGAGATCGATGCCACCGTGGACGCGCAGGACGAGACGCGGGTGTGCTTCTTCCGCGCCGGGAAGCTGCTCCTGTACTGA
- a CDS encoding alpha/beta fold hydrolase, producing MPTPWKKLLRLVCVFSLLASGLTGCARSHTYVLVHGAFSDSTAWGRVTPLLEKEGHKVVTLDLPAHGKDTTPAEQASLQGYTDRVLQTIDAQQEPVILVGHSMGGTVISQVAEQRPDKVSKLVYLAAFLLPNGKSLMDLSQQDTEARLGPYLVPSEDGKTLTLKPGALEAAFCQDCSVEDAQMLNAALPPPEPVAPVSTPVTVTEANWGRVPRFYIETTKDLAIGPAQQKRLYTELPVKRVFTLESGHMPLITHPEELARHLLSL from the coding sequence ATGCCCACTCCCTGGAAGAAGCTGCTGCGTCTGGTCTGCGTGTTCTCCCTTCTGGCCTCGGGTCTCACCGGTTGTGCCAGATCTCATACCTATGTGCTGGTCCACGGCGCCTTCTCCGACAGCACCGCGTGGGGCAGGGTCACCCCGCTCCTGGAGAAGGAGGGCCACAAGGTGGTGACGTTGGACCTGCCCGCGCATGGCAAGGACACCACGCCAGCGGAGCAGGCCAGCCTGCAGGGTTACACCGACCGCGTGCTCCAGACCATCGACGCGCAGCAGGAGCCGGTCATCCTCGTAGGCCACAGCATGGGCGGTACGGTGATCAGCCAGGTGGCGGAGCAGCGCCCCGACAAGGTGTCCAAGCTGGTGTACCTGGCGGCCTTCTTGCTGCCCAACGGCAAGTCCCTCATGGATCTGTCCCAGCAGGACACGGAGGCTCGTCTCGGGCCCTACCTGGTCCCTTCCGAGGATGGCAAGACGCTCACCCTCAAGCCCGGGGCGCTGGAGGCTGCCTTCTGCCAGGACTGCTCCGTCGAGGACGCGCAGATGCTGAACGCGGCGCTCCCTCCCCCCGAGCCCGTGGCTCCGGTGAGCACGCCTGTCACTGTCACCGAGGCCAACTGGGGCCGTGTGCCGCGCTTCTACATCGAGACGACGAAGGATCTGGCCATCGGCCCTGCCCAGCAGAAGCGCCTCTACACGGAGTTGCCCGTGAAGCGCGTCTTCACCCTGGAGAGCGGCCACATGCCCTTGATCACCCACCCCGAGGAGCTGGCCAGGCACCTGCTGTCGCTGTAG